CAGATTAACtaattttaacttggcatcatgtgcagatgttgtgggccaaaggtcctgttcctgtgctatactgttctatgaatAGACAGCACATATCTATGCTTCCCCTTGTCCTGTATTCCTTGTAAACAACATATTCAGCTGATGCCTAAttaatgttgtgtttaataggctTTGGAAATACCCCACCAATGGAGATTGGGAAAATGAACAAGGCTGACTTCTTGCTGACCTTCCTGAATACTGTGAGACTTCAGACCCCAGTCATGATCAGTCCATCAATGAGCGGCCAATTCTCCATCCCCTTCGTGATGCTTCACAGCCAGAGACTAAAGGGCTTTGTTCCCATTGCACCTGTGGGGACAAATGCTTACAGTGCCGAGCAGTATCAGAAAATTCAGGTAACCCTTGTTTTCTATTTGCTATCCACGATAATCTCCTCTTCACCTCTATGGCCGCATTTAGCGGGGAGCAGAATGAGGCTTGACAACTCAAAACCCTGGCACTGAATcccattttaattcctcttcctaTTCCCACATCGACCTGTCTACCCCAAGCCaattccactgccagagtgaggtctaATGCGAActcgaggaacagcaactcataatcAGCCAGTAGCATGGACATCGTATTCTCCAGATTCTGTCCTTTTCTCTTTCCTTCTGGTCCACCCAACTCCTCTTACGTAGCCCTTCTTGCCAACCTCACCCCCGCCATCACCCAGTTTCTTTTTTCTTTCCTCCCACTCCATTTGCCGATCACCCACACACATCTCCCACTGCGTCTCCTCCCCATACCCTTCCTTTATTTGGTTCCATGCTTCAACTTCCTTTCTTattagattccatcatctgcagccttTTATTATTTCCATTTATCACCTCCAAAATCTGCCATTATTTCCACCTACCCATTCCCTCCTCTACACCTGGATCCACCGACCGGTTAACACCTCTCACCCAACCTcctcacctctttatactggctgCTCACCTTTTCAGCCCCgatgaagggccctgacccaaagcattgtccatttccctccactaatGCTGCCGGGGCCATTGAGTTCATCCAGCTGGTTGGTTATTGCACTGAATCCTGTCTCTGCCTGCTTATAATTTGCTGGTCTTCTTTGTATTTTATAGATTTAGAAGCTTGAAAGATCTGTTCTTAATTAGTAAATAAATTTCAATCAGGGTGTTTTACTACTGCTTGAGTTCCATAGGGTCTGAGGTGGCTGATGAGAACAGTGTGGGAGTGCAGACTCAGCCATGGGTGGATCAGGAAGTGGTATGGCTCATTAGGGGGATAGTGCCCTCCTGCTGTTTCACTGGACCTCTGTGTGCTTCCAACAAATGGATTCAAAGTTCTCAGTACACCAGTCCATTTTGAACATATGTGGGTCAGGGTTTCCCTTGGTTGACAGGATTGTTTTCATATTTTCAGTGATGCTGAATATGACATCACAGAATTCACATCACCAGGAGGATCGTGAGATATGAGGAATGAATTGCCATTGAATAGATTCTACAGTTCACCCTTGCAGTCCAAGGAATGTTCCCATCCAGTCTCCGAGCAGAAGACTGGGAACCAGACTCCATCTCCTCTTCCATTAAGAAACTATGAACTTGTTTCATTCTGCCTTCCTGTAGCCCATTTTCCGTTCAACTGTCTGTTATCACCTCGTCTTTCATAGAACTTTAGATCCCAAATTTATTCACCAGTCTTTCACCACACTAATGCTTAATGCTTCCCTGCCCTTTCCCAGGCCTGATCCCCAGTGGAAGACTCTCTTGAGCCTCTCCACACTTTCAAAAGGTATCCATCAAGCCCCATCTTTGCACAAtcatttttacacaaaaggtggtgggtgtatggaatgagttgccagagaaggtagttgtggcaggtaccattgcaacatttaagaaccatttagacaggtacatggtcaggacaggtttagagggatatgggccaaacgcaggcaggtgggactagtgtagatgggacatgttggtcggtgtcggcaagttgggccgaagagcctgtttctacactatgactatgactatgattttGCCCCTTCTCACTTCAAATCTATTTGTCTTTCCATCATCCCTTTGGTTTGCCTGGGGTTTGACATTTCTTTGCAAAATACTCTATTTTCCCACATTTTCTGCACATTTGTCCCCTGGCAGGGCAACATGAATCCTTGCCAAAAATGTCTGTAATTCCCACACATGAAACACTCACAATCATCTTCAACTTTGTAATGACCCTCACCGTATCCGTGTCCTTTACTAGTGCCAGTAAATGTCACATGGCTTTATCCATCCAATCTCATGGTCTGGAAGTGGGTTTCCACGGCTTCAAATGAAGATGCAATTGTTAGTATTTCCGTTAATGTTACCACGTCACCTTTCTCCTTGCATTTCAAGCCATCTGATTTGCATCTTTACACAACCTGATCCCTGATTTAATTTTGTAACTCATCTCCATAGTTGCAGCCCTCAGAACGTGATGCAATCTTGTGCTCAACTGAACAATGCTTTCCCCTCTGTGTCGTCTGGCAAAATACATGTCGCTGAAATGTAGCATTTGTTTGCACCTCCTAATGCTTCTTCAAAGCACCAACAGTCATAGCACAATCTGTTTTGCCTTAAGTCTCTGGAAGAGTCTTGAAAGTCTCCCGAACTGAAGGTCCAGCACTGTACAATAGCAATGCTCTCTGTCGTGTGAGCCACACCGGCATTGCCCCGTTGACAAACAGTCCCAGGTTATCAGCGTAGGCACCAAGTTCCTCTGACTATGCCACCCCACGCGCACTCACTACACTCGCTTCCCCACTTGGGTCAAATGGATTCAAACCACTAATTCCAACTGCTTCGACTGCACTAAAAGCCATGTCTGCCTCAAAAGTTGAACTACACAATTCCTAGTTCATTCTCGTCGCCAATGTCAGATCTTTGCCTCGATTGATTATAATAAATGCACATTTAACACCACTAATACCTGCTTTTATTAAGCCATTTTTGTTATCTCTCCCAACATGTCGCTTGACCTTTATTATTCCTGCGACCCTTCTGACTCAGTGTAACATGTGATACATTCTAATATGACATCAGTTTCCATGACACTGACCTCTTCTGAGTTTCCTCATACCCTTGCGCTGCACATACATCAACCTCCAGATTTCCCATCATTCGCCTCCCTGGACACTAATACAGTCCAACTGATCACACAACTTCTCCTCAAGTACCATCCTCTTTCCTTTAAAATCTACTATCTTCACACCCGTCCACAAAAGAAATTGGAATTGTGTTCTCTGTTCTTGAAAATTGTCTGCCCATCTCCAATCTTAATTCATTTACTAAATTCCTTGAGTGTCACTTCCAAAGTCCAGATTCTTTCCCTCATCTCTAGGATGGATTTTATCAAAGCTACAAATAACATAATAGAGAATGTAAAAAATACTCCATGCATCGTGCACCATCtgctgacagagaaagaaacttaaggtttcaggtcaagaatTCTTTGTCAGAATTAACAGTTAACGATGTAACAAATTTAAAGATCCAGAAGAATTTATTGGTGTTAGAGGAATTTTGTTTATGTGAAATTTCTTCATGTTTTCTGCACCACAGTAATGAGTACACTTCTGAGAGCCCTGAGATTGCTGCAAGAATTGGGTGATTTTTGTTACGTTTCATGAGGTTATGTTGATGGCCATTCATGTTTCACAGAGGGACAAACCTTTGCTTCTCTTCACAGACTCCGACACTCGTGGTATATGGAGAAATGGACACAAATCTGGGTGCACAGTCCTTGAATAACTTGAGACATCTTCCGCATCACAGCATCTCCAAAATTCCTGCAGCCCGTCATGCTTGCTATCTGGATGAGCCACAGAAGTTTCACGATGCTCTGCTAGACTTTCTAACTAAAATTCAGTGAATGTATGCTATGCAGTATGTCCTTGCCAAACAGTCGAGGTCAGTACTGatgggacacaagagactgcagatgctggaatcttaagtatAAAACAGCTGTTGGATAATCTTCGTGGGTCATTCAACATCTATCGAAGGAAATGGACAGCtaatgttttaggttgggaccagtttaaaaaaatctgtccatttccctccgctaGTTTTCAGCAGTTTGTTATTGTACTCAAGACCAGTCCTGAACCAATTTCCAAAGCAGCTGAACTTCTCAACTTTCTCTATTCTTACAGAGAAACTCTGCAACATGAACCCATTTAAACATAAAGCATTCAATAACAACAAATACCAATTTTTTGGGTGTCAACAAGAAGTTCCACAAAAAATAATTAATCTAAATATTTGACAGAAACTGACATTAAAATTAGTTTTGCAATGTAAAGTCAAGTTGTGGGCTGAATGTTAAACATACTGCAGTAAAACTCAATCTGGAATGCACAGGCCAGCATACTTTTTGTCTATTGAATCTTAATGTTAATACTCAACACTTATACACTAGTTCAGTtcagattattgtcacatgtaccgaggtacagtgaaaagctttttgttgcatgctaacctgtcagcagaaagacaatacatgattacaatcgatcaatttacagtgtatagatacatgataagggaataacgtttagtgcaaggtaaagccagcaaagtctgatcaaggatagttcaagggtcatcaaagaggtagatagtagttctgcactGCTCACAGTAGAATAACTTTCCTGTGAACCCATTAAGTTTAAATTGTGAGGGAAGCAAGGTTCTAGTAAATTCAAAGGAAACATAACCACTTAAGTTTCAATGAAATGCTGCCAACAGATGCTGGTGAGTGTGTAGGAGTGTGGTTAGTGGAAAAGATCAAGGAAACTGGGGCCACAGTGACTGGAAAGGAAGTTCTAAACAGTGAACAACAGTGATCAATGTTTTACTGTAATTGGTATAGTACTGAGATCCAGgagtattcctggcatgatctgatCTCACTCAGCAAGGCCTCTGGTCTGGGTTATCATAGGCCTTTGGTGAGATACAAACAGCAAAAAGAGAAGGAACAATATTGCAGAGataaacatagaagagtacagcacaggaacaggccctttggggtcacaatgtttgtgctgaataaGGTGCCAAGATAAAATAATCTAATCTTCCTGCATATgagccatatcccttcattccgtgcAAATTCATGTACCTACCTAAAGGCCTCTTGTATCTGCCTCAAGCATCGTCCCTGGCAGgtctttccaggcacccaccaccctaagttaaaaaaaaacttgctccaaaCATCCCTCTTACTTTAAgacaatgccctctagtctttgacatttcgagCATGAGAAAAGGTAGCAGCCGCAACACCGACGCTTGCATAACACCATTAGTCACTAGCAGTCAACCAGAAAATGcctcctttattcccactctttgccttctgccattcagccaaccttctatccatgcAAGTATCTTCcttctaataccatgggctctcatctcgtttagcagcctcatgtggtactttatcaaaggccttctgaaaatccaagtaaacaacatcaactgactcttctatgtctatcctgctatttactccctcaaaaaattccaatagATTTTGacaggcaagatcttcccttcacaaaatcATGTTGACTTTGGCCTAATTTGTCATGTGCTTATAAGTACTCTGAAACCTCATTCTTCTCTCCTCGCTTCTTTCTTAAACAGCGGAGTAACATTTGAAAATTTCCAGTCCTCTGCAACCACTTCCGACTCAAGTAaatcttgaaagatcactactcatgcctccacaatctctaaagctacctTCTTGTAGTCCATCTATTCCAGGTGACTTAtcaaccttcagacctttcagcttcccaagcactttTTCATTAGTAATCTCCACTAAcctatgccccctaactcttgaaTTTCCagcatgttgctggtgtcttccactgtagaCTGATAGAAAAAAAATTCAATTTGTctaccatttctttattccccattaggtatttctccagcatcattttccagtggTCCAATATCCACTCTCGGCTCGCTTTTACTCTTTGTATATCTAAAGAAATTTTTGGTATCCTTTTTTATTATTGGCTACTTTACAttcatattttattttttattgcctttttagttacattctgttggtttttaaaagcttcccaatcttcTAGTTTCCTGCAATATTATTGCAATTTTACTTTTATACAgtctttgacttcctttgtcagccatggtGACCTCAGTCTCCCCTATGAACCTTTCTTTCCCTTTacgatgaaaagatcctgcatcttctgaattaCTTCCGGAAACTCCTGCCACCATCATTCTTGTTGaggtccctttccaatcaactttagctagatcctccctcatgcctctgtagttagctttactcaacagtaataccaacacatctgatttaatcttcttaacatagaaaataggtgcaggagtaggccattcggcccttcgagcctgcaccgccattcaatatgatcatggctgatcatccaactcagtatcctgtagcaatgttacaaaattttgggattttaaaaatcaagtctgcaatttatcccatcagataaagcataaacagaagtttaatttgacacctaattcactttcatatctcaagtatttaaaaagttatggccattttcatacttggaaattagcatcttgttccctattcattttctatggacataacaaaaaagctgtgatcgtggacagtcaaaaacccataGCCTTCTAAAAAATTAAGAgagctgaatgaaattttcagttatcatagattgaaccattctgaaacaaatataaaataatcttacttggatgacctgaaattaaagcatataattagttagttacccaattgtagctaatttcaaacttcaattattagatctaaacatctatccatttcttaataaatgattaacatttttaaatagcctaagtgtccaaataatattcacaaataattcacaataaaacatgatttttaaatctcatttacattaatttataggccaaatggaatgaattttgtgttcaattgctgtaaattaaagtccatttaaatcagctttctagggggatcctgtgaacgcgctggtttagaacgttcagattgcggtagatttgtgccctcaaatgcccagaaaaatactgcgggatataatgggcccaaaattagctactcgcaacattaaactttgtataaagggatcttaagaagccctttttaatgtaaaaataaacagcctaccttctgttgtcccctgtatgagatctggtcggttgccggccgtcgggggtttaaaggttaatttttaaactgctATAACAATttgataaagcccttaaaactaataatagctcaagcgacggaatctgccagcgaattttcgttaataatgaactaggctgaacatcctcgatttgaacagcctagagaaaatcgcgttttaaacccgcccccctctaaacggcgccaaaatcgcgcacacgggctgggacagattttcagcgacgcttcaggtacgctttgcaacatacctatatcctgtacctgccttctctccataccccctgatccctttagccacaagggccacatctaactccctcttaaatatagccaatgaactggcctcaactaccttatgcgggaaagaattccagagattcaccactctgtgtgaaaattctaTTCAAACTGGTTGAATTTTATCATATGGACTACATCCTCGGGGTTCCTTTACCTCAAACCCCCCCCAATCAAATCTGGTTTGTACACCACACCAAATCCAAAATTTGAATTTATAATCCAACAGCACTCTTCCAACATTCAACCATAAGTGGCAGCCAGGAGCCCAAGTATAACTGAAGCTTCAAAAGGTCGTGAGCCATGATCAAGGAGGATGGTTTATTTGTTATTGAGAAGATTGCACGCCATACCATCACTATACCATCACTGCAGTGTCTGAGTCCCAACCCTCATCACCAATGAGCGTGGTCCCACCCCTCGTTGCACTGTCCCAGTGAATGACTATATGAAGACTTTTTTCAACCaggtcatcaccatcatcatctccaaacttgttaccaaacgcagggaactgggtctctgcacattccTATACAAATGGATCATCGACTTCCACATCAACTGACCACAACTGCTGCGAGGGGTCtgggcccgggtctccggcgctgcaggcactgttgagttgctgctgggccggagGAGTCGGGTGCCCTGTCGCGTGCCCTGTACAGGGGCGGCCAGAGGTGTCGGCGTGCCCTCCCGGGTGCCCTGTCCGCGGCGCGCGGACCGAGGTGCTGGCTCCAGCTTAGCTCTCTGGGgaaccgctggtcggcacggactcaactCTCAGTAGTGTCCCTGGTGGACTCCTCGGGAgtgatgtcagataaggaaacaggagtgaaatgtaaagccagagagtTATATAAATGGAGGACAGGGGAGAGGAAAAGGGGGAGAATAAAGGTGAAATGATCCTGAGTtccacatttcccttttatccccctcaTTTCCCTCCCCTCCAACCCGTTTCACCTATATCCCTCTCTCATCACTTGTCCTTTCCTCCACAGATTctccctcacccactgagttcttcctacATTTTGTGCTTTGACCTTAAATTTTAGGTTTGGATCTTTCCGATTAGGTTTCTGCCCTACCTTTGAACCAAATCACTAATGACATCTTTAATATTGTGATAAGGTGATCTACCCCACCTCAGTGTTCACAGGCTGCCTACAGCTTATGAAAtgagtgtagcggcagatttttcatatatttcaggtaattagcaccctagccgctaattggatgagaatggataatGGGAATATCTTCAAAGCATCtccattcataaagcttcagcacacagtcttttaatgaatattttctttattgtagatagaaaacagtaagatacatccaaggtttttccgacttgttacggcaatcttcttcgaactccagctcattacttcagatattagaaagctcctcgtgtctccgtaacaatgaCATGCAATGACATGGTCGACggattaaccttctccatcgtctctccaaaacgaatctaaaaactaaacttctgtgcaagcagttaagctgcaaacacACCCAAAAGCACGtcataaatctctccctgcacgggagacccgaccttttctttgtcgggtctccgttgtcgttggggctgcaacgaggagcggcctccaacaggaagaccgggggctgtggtgccgactactcacctcaccgtcgcggagctggccgagtccggtgcgggtggagctgtggtggacgctgctgcggcccgacctccggagattcggaggctgcaactgtgggtttggcggacagtgacaccgggagcccgcgggtccctggagggagaccgcttttcggggcttccgcaacggcgacttctcccgcccgagttgcggggttgaagagctcctggagcggggccttacaccatcgccccgcgcggcttggaatggccgcgggacagcgagcgcacgccgggggctctaacaccaagacccggtgtgcgaccttgcatcacccggcgtggctttaatggccgcgggacaatcgccatcgcccgccgggggctttgactttgactctgacatgggggggggggggggggggggtgcagtggagagataagtttttttggccttccatcacagcaatgtgatggatgtttatgtaaattatgttgtgtcttgggtctatttgtttgtaatgtatggctgcagaaacggcatttcgtttggacctcaaggggtccaaatgacaataaattgaattgtattgtattgtattgtaaatcccacccacattataacgggcagcctaaaatttaaaggcacatgccatccacaatgacatgcaaaaacaggccaaatggccactacaatgaGATCTCCCTTCAATGTCTCTCctgttgtccactttggtaggtACACACTCTCCTCATTCCATTCATTCTCCGACAGTCATAGCCACAACTAATTTTCTTCTTCTATCCACAACTCTTCTTTGCAGATGTGGCAAGCCAAGTGAATCAGTTGAATTTGAAGCTTCAGGGTGAAAAACATTTGATTTGTGAATTTTTTGCTCATGTCAAGGCATTCAGAGCAAAACTGATGCTACTTGAAGGCCAGGTGAACGTTCTTAATTTGGCTCATTTCCCATGTTGTGGAGAATTTCTTGAAGAAAGTGaagaagaatttccttcctcatttGCAAATGAAATAATTTTACGATTGAAATAACAATTTCAGGAGCGATTTTCTGACCTTGATGCCAAAGCAAATGAAATCGGGCTCTTTCAAAATCCATTTGATTGTAATGTTGAAACTCTCCCAAATCAGTTTCAAATGGAAATTATTGATCTTCAGTCAGACTGAAAGACAAGTATAAAGAaggaaatctgattgagttttatacatttttgaaGCCTGTGCAGTTTCCAAATTTGAAGCAATTTGCTTGTAGATTTTTGTCCATTTTTGGTACAACATACCTCTGTGACCAAACATTTTCAAGAATGAAGTATGCCAAGTCTAAATATTGTGCAAATTT
The sequence above is a segment of the Amblyraja radiata isolate CabotCenter1 chromosome 18, sAmbRad1.1.pri, whole genome shotgun sequence genome. Coding sequences within it:
- the LOC116983228 gene encoding protein ABHD14A-like, whose translation is MKICSSSRSSLLIFVLLIGVTFVIYYFLPNALLASSKPTGLPQSLGMIRTQLLSVNVTQNAGTVNVFYREALPPEKDGGSSQPRLEVLLLHGQAFSSQTWESLGTLNLLAQQGYRAVAMDLPGFGNTPPMEIGKMNKADFLLTFLNTVRLQTPVMISPSMSGQFSIPFVMLHSQRLKGFVPIAPVGTNAYSAEQYQKIQTPTLVVYGEMDTNLGAQSLNNLRHLPHHSISKIPAARHACYLDEPQKFHDALLDFLTKIQ